The DNA sequence ATTCACCCTTTAGAATACAATACAAAAGTGTTAAACACTGATCACCTTACTATGGAAGCACTCCTTCAGCTTGGCAAAAGTGAATATTAGCTGCCTAAAGGATCCCGATACCATAATAGACTTGAAGGAAATCAGCATAATAAAAAGGTCTCGGTGTACTGTACTCACAGACTGATAGCTGCCTCTGGGAGATCATGAAGGACAGAATAAAATGATTCTTTAAGTTTCAATGTAGGCTGTTAaaccaaaacagaaaatatagaGAATGGAAAAATATGTAGACCTCCAAACAAAAGGGGATAAAACAGATGAAGACATCAATAACCTGGAAGACAATAAGACACAATTGGACAAAATGAATACAGTACGTCACACAGTCCGTGTCCTCAAGCCGGAGTCAGTGACAGCGACAGACCAGTCTGATAAATATGCATAAAATAGAGAATAAATATATTGAGGCAGTTATAGGGGAGGATAGTCAGATGAGGAAAGTAATAAAAGAAACTATTAAAGTCTGGGTTGAAAGAACATATCAAAAGATTGACATAAGGAGGAACTGGTTACATTTCTGGAACCGACTAACCTCCATGACGCCAACCTAAGCTCAATAGATGGAGAAATTACCATAGAGGAAGTTAAACAAGCAATTATACAGTCAAGCTCCTGGCCCAGATAGACTGCCCATAGAATTTTATATAAAATGCACAGAGGAAAGAGCAGATCTGTTGACTTCTGTGTATAACACAGGCATCAGGGAGGGAAAACTCCATAACTCCTTTTATCAGGGCATAATTACATTAATACATAAGAGGTAGTACTCAGACAATTATAGAGATGTAACACTTATGAACATAAAAATATTGGCTAAAATCATTATGAACAGACTTCATGATCTTTTAGaacaaatagaaaaacaaacgtGCAATAAGAGGACGGCTAATGTAGGATAACTTGGGtgcaaaaagagaaataataTTTCATCCTACAGATGAATCTTATTTTAAGTTTGGACCAAAAGaaagcttttgtttttatctcAAGAGAGTATTTATGGGAAGTTTTAAGGTATTatggtttgtttaaaaaaaccaCGAAACGattttataaatataaaactgcTGTATGCAAAATCAACAGTGCAAATCAACGTAAAGGGGGTTCTAACTGAAAATTTTGAAATACATCTGGTATCTGGTGCCCAAACTCAATCATGAGAAAACGGAGGGCATCTGGTTTGGTAAGGCGGATAACCAGCCACAATTAAACGAACAAATTAAAGAAACAATTAGAACCTTAGGGATAAAAATAAGCAATAAAGACAGCTACACTGATAACTGGGAAGCAAAggtaaaggaaataaaagaattaCACAAACGGGAAAACAAGTCATTTAGTTACAAAACAAATTGTAATTATTCATTTTAGTCAAACTTTTTAGCCATAATCTTCCTTCCCAAAGACCAAACcttgattaaaataaataaaatagctaTCAATTTTATCTGGGGAATCACGAGAGAAGTAACAAAAAGAGAGGTTgtatacaaaagaaaaaaaaaagagggaggcaTGGGAGCAATGCTGACAATACTCACTCTGAGGACTCGAGCGCAGAGCTTTCAGGAAGTAACAGTCTTTATTCAAACTCAAAACGCCTCCAAGGAGGGGtgaagcaagaaaaaaaaaaaaaaactgaactaaagaaatccaaaaaaggggcaaagccaaacaaaacacactctCTTACGAGgatcagacaaacaaaggtTGTGATAGTCTCGAAGATTCTCGTGGCAATGAAGGACAAGCTGGTGATCATGACAAGGGACGCGATACACTGGCACAGGACCAAAGGAGACACAGACTATAAGCACGTGCGGGGTAATggggaacagctggaaacaatcaggaatCAGGGAAGACAATTGGACAGGTGACACATAAGGAAGAGTAAGTGGCCTGAAACAAGAGGAGagttagtttcaaaataaaacaggaagtcacaaaaccAACATGGAGACCGGACAAAAAAGAGCCAACTTAACCCACAGGTGTGACAAATGGACCTGGGTTTAAAGTTGAAGATTGCCTACTGTAAAAACATTTCCTCAGGACTCTACAGAAAGGCTGTTTGGGTGGGAGAAATTCTTAGCTGGActaaaaagagagggagagcaagacAAGGGGCAACATGACCAATAAAGAAATATACGTTAAAATAAGTGCTCACATGTATGGTGGCATCTTCTCCTACAAGCACCTGGATACCTCTGAGTATGATCAATGTATCAAGAACATATTCAATAAAAACCTCTCAGAAAATAAAAGGGACATATTGTGGCAAATATCAGTGTGGCGATTAGTGGTACGGGTAGTGGTTAAATGGAGCTGCTAAGTTAAAACCAAGTGTCCATTTGACAACTtacaggaggaggaaacaatAGAACATTTATTGCTGGAGTGTCAGAGGTCCAGAGAGGTGTGGGACAAGATGTCTCAAATAGGTTTAAACATAAATATTAAAAGGAAATCAATATTTTTTGGAATCTTCATGGAAGAATTGTCTGTACAACAACAATAACTTTACTGGATGACCATCTGCACCActgcaacaaagaaaaacaaaaacaaggtgtACGATGGTGACACAGCACACCTCTATTTCTGAAATAAAGAAGCAGAGGTCTCTCGATGTTAGAACcattataataaagttatctcttatttgcttttaccttgttatattctttattcttgttatagtgtttctcattacttaatgtttcatattatttgttaatgcttaatgttcatgatgcttgatgtgtgaacttCTCCTCTGGTCAAGGACGACAGAAATGCAGTTGCTGTAAGGAAGTGAcaggagatagagctgcagggcatgacacaggaggtgttcttttaccgtaatctgtctgatatggaagcatgtgctgtcaaatcaaatcaaatcaatctttatttatatagcgtcttatacaatcaaaattgtttcatggcgctttccagaatcctagggcctaaccccagacaagcaatagtggcaaggaaaaactcccctttaacaggaagaaaccttgagcaggagggggaccctcctgttgatggccggctgggtaaagagagaggagaggagaggagaggagaggagaggagaggagaggagaggagaggagaggagaggagaggagaggagaggcacagaaacacacacaaaaatacactatacaacgggtcagcggggctggaggtcctcatgcagctccgaaggcggcgatacctgtaaatgaaggggggggggcagaaaaactacacaggaatcagcataactagtctgcttgatgaggaggaggaaaggagaggaaagcagaggagaggagaggaaaccatgacccagtggggtgacagaggcctgtcaggtgatcatgtttccggagcCCGgtagccttggcctataacagcatagctaagatgtgacctaatgattagacgaccccctaagtatgataatttgtctatctatcacatgttccagtctatgtaacaggatgctgtgatcaactgtatcaaaagcagcattgagatccagcagaactagcatagagaccagtccatgatctgaagctataagaagatcattagtgactttaagaagtgctgttgagctctaaagcctgactgaaacatctcaaacaggctgtttctctgcaggtgctccagtaactgagtcaccaccaccttctcaagaactttagagataaaaggaaggttggatattggcctataatttgctaatacgtcaggatccagtgatggtcttttaagcaacggcttaatcactgccaccttgtaggaccgggggtaaaacatccttcaacaggtgtgttgggatgggatctaaaagacacttggtggtcttggatttctgaattagcgaagacgcctcagaaaaatatatagggctgaaggagtttaagggctcattggagaacctgtatgttcccacagtcagcacatctggtgatggtccagttgttgggatggcctggttagccttctctctgatagctagaactttatcagtgaagaagctcatgaagtcttcaccactaagggaagaagggatacgtggatctaaaacactgtgactcttagttaatttggccacagtgctgaaaagaaaccaggggttgctcttattttcctcaattaaagaagaaaaataagctgttctagcctcgCGGAGGGCCtttgtgctgtgtgcgagctaagctaatcaaatcaataaacacctacgtataatctcaccatgaTTTAtagtcttttgctttgtatgggacctgttatcttgtgtttccccctgcctttaggcacatttgatttctgtgtaactagggacctcctaatttcaataaaagaagtatggcggaagttgtgcctcaGGATGTgctggagatctgtaactgagcacatctctccgtcctccttgctgcaagtaaaattcaaaactgttgtctttgtctcatttctgtgtagattctcaatcatccaggtcattgtatccaaggtagttttctatgtcaactggactgggtttcttctcttgaggcctcatttgtttctctcatgttttaggttgtttgaacctaacattttggtccttcgagccagattccaacacacctgaagggtccagtgggtgaggctgaacctcaggaaaGACTGTGGCCACGGCAGGCCGCCTAGGTGCGACCTAAGATACCCTTTCCGCAACTGGGCTTCAGCTCCCTGCTTGGACCCTGACGGTTGACGGATATCCAGGAGGAAAAGCCAACAGTGGTGAGCATGttttgaattcaaaagtgtgtgtgtgtgatgattgtCGGGGACTTAATGTAAAATTGCGATAAACACTAAGGCAGTGttttgggagagaggaaccCAAAAATCCTCTGTAAGacacaatgaaaaacaaaccctgtgaaTACTAGTCAATGACTACTAGGGTCGTtggtgatccagcagacaaaggggagacacctcaacagaaactaggtgaacgacccgaccaacgaccctgctaaggactctcaggtgaccacccagatcattagcatgcaaatggtccacaggggctatatattttcaagctctctccccagcgatttcagaactgaagaagccttctggatagaaggcgaaacgtcttcaagagaagaaacccagtccagttgacagagaaaactaccttggatatgcagaaggttcggggaaaataagtcaggaaaggtggagaagaaagttcAGTTtttcaggcaaactctgcactacagatattctggagttgcagacaaagaagaagaaagagaaacatgACAAACGCAAGGCAGAATATAAATTATCTGAGAAATGACAGGAACAAAGTAAGATGAGAGACATATAgttggaacaaagtaagttgagagacatagccATAGGAAAAACATAGGAAAGGCACAAAACAGGCACAAAATAGATGATGGAGAACCACATGACTGCCAAGAATTagctgaacaaactgcaaaaagtagaagtGATTTAAAAGAACaacttttaaaaactggagcaaaaattaaaactgttttgtttgtagacggctcatcaaagaaaaatgagcaaccttaaaagaagacatctatgtatgaccagcaggaaaatctatcctaccaaaaaatctgtgtaaatgggctgctatattgagccatggtgtaacacatgtctcaacaggagggatagtaggacagatacagcagcacTATACAGCCTATGGATTTAATTcttattcaaaaaaaaaataattgtagaacatgtctgacatgtgcaagacacaattcacgaggaaatctgagaccaaggagaggaaaatttcctgctccccaatatccattccaaacttTTACAAAATCCCAGCacatttagggttagggttaggggtagggttagggttagaattagctgcgttctgagcatagaagaatccttaatcataaatgtaaaagtgatcaaagaatggtctgacaggagtgggttgtgagggaacactgacacatgttctacctcaacaccataagtcagaactagatctagggtgtggttgaagctatgagttggttggtttatctgctggaggaaaccaactgactcaagtaatgtaatgaagccatttctaaagctgtcatttacaacgtctacatggatattaaagtctccaatgataatgactttgtccgttcctaggaccaagtcagataagaaatcagagaactcagacaggaactctgagtgtggcccagcagggggccgatatacaactacaaacagaagtggcttttctgccttccagttcagatgggtgatgccaagagctttcaaatgaactggagccatattttggtctatgattaattaataacttggagtgatagattgctgccactccccctcctcgaccagtaacacgaggaatataataattaagatgggtaggaggagtagattaatttaagataacatactcctcctgaagccaggtctcagtaagacattctgtttcttctatgctcagaacacagtcttactatagcagatgtcgttcagataatgctgtagctaagtttaaggaagcgatccctgtgctaatcccaggaccactgtgtgtttccccagggataaatcattataatcttagccctgctgaggttgactctattgcggaaggtgcagcaacctcactgagaatcacgcttgattctgttgcccccctgaaaaagaaaatagtaaatcagaggaggtgtgccccctggtataattcacatatcaggaccctcaagcagaaagtgcgaagactagaaaggaagtggcattcttgtaaaatagacagctatcatgtagcctggaaagactgtctattagtttacaaaaaggccctctgcaaggctagaacagcttatttttcttctttaattgaggaaaataagagcaaccccaggtttcttttcagcactgtggccaaattaactaagagtcacagtgttttagatccacgtatcccttcttcccttagtggtgaagacttcatgagcttcttcactgataaagttctagctatcagagagaaggctaaccaggccatcccaacaactggaccatcaccagatgtgctgactgtgggaacatacaggttctccaatgagcccttaaactccttcagccctatatatttttctgaggcgtcttcgctaattcagaaatccaagaccaccaagtgtcttttagatcccatcccaacacacctgttgaaggatgttttacccccggtcctacaaggtggcagtgattaagccgttgcttaaaagaccatcactggatcctgacgtattagcaaattataggccaatatccaaccttccttttatctctaaagttcttgagaaggtggtggtgactcagttactggagcacctgcagagaaacagcctgtttgagatgtttcagtcaggctttagagctcatcacagcacagaaacagcacttcttaaagttactaatgatcttcttatagcttcagatcatggactggtctctatgctggttctgctggatctcagtgctgcttttgatacagttgatcacagcatcctgttacatagactggaacatgtgattgggattaaagggacagcactagactggtttagatcatatttatctgatagataccagtttgctcatgtccatggtgttccctcctcatacagtagggttagccatggagttcctcaaggttctgtacttggaccaatcctcttcaccttgtacatgcttcccttagggaacattattcggcagcatgggatacattttcattgttatgctgatgacactcagctttatttatccatgaaaccagaggagacagagaagttattgaagctccagacctgtcttaaagacataaagtcctggatgtcttcaaatttcctcctccttaacccaggaaaaactgagttcatggtgtttggtcctgaacctctcagggatagattagatcacatgatcactcttgatggtatctcattaacatctagtctctctgtgaggaatcttggagtgacttttgatcaaaatctctccttcaactcacatattaaattagtctctagaagtgcctttttgcctttttgtatgtgtttctgtgctctgtgcctctcctctcctctcctctcctctcctctcctctcctctcctctcctctcctctcctctcctctcctctccattctatcctctacctgtcctcccccctctcctctgtcctccctgccatcagcaggagggtccccctacacgagcctggtcctgctcaaggtttcttcctgttaaaggggagtttttccttgcttgttgggggttaggccctgggattctggaaagcgccttgaaacaattttgattgtataagacgctatataaataaagattgatttgatttgattttcatttgacaggaggaggagtagccTGGTGCTCTGATGATGGTGTAGAACAAACAGCCATCAAAGCCTCTAAACCTAACCTCAAAGACAGACAAGGAAGGTCACATGTCAAGCAGCTGCTACTGTTAAACCCATCAGGATCTTATTGTTGTCTtcctgaaattaaaatgaacagtgacattttaattttcCACAATATCATCATTTATTGCTAGAAACGGGAAAGAGGACTATTATTTCAGTAATGAACAGTAAATGTTAATACTCTTGATATAACATCTACATCAACTACATTGTCTCTGCAAAACAGATTTGCATTACTGTATACTGTAAAAACAAGTTCTGTGACTAAAAGATAATTTTCTGACACAAATTCCAGCAGAGTTCCTGCTCACTCTCCAGAGACAACAGCCTCTTAAAATAAGAATGCTGGTTTGACGGTTAAAAGGATTAAATTGGTCCTTATTCATCACggttttatgttgttttcatTCTGCCTATCAGCTACTGAATTTAAACCGACCAATCACGGACAAAACAACGGTGCTTACCACGCCTCTATACTAGAAACGACCAATGGGCGTGGAGGTGGGCGGACtctaaaaataacagcagaggATTCAAAGCGAACATGGCTGCGGGGAAGGATGTCACAGAAAAAGCCAAAAATAGAAGGTAAGCTTGGATTAAGCCACCCTTTTTTAATCATATTGTATATTTCTAATGGTAATTAAATAGttttcagtcagtcagtcatgaAGCCGAGGCGTTTGAAACATGCTAGAATTCGAGAATGACAACAACTCTTTCGTCTCGTTCTTTAACGCAAGAAGCTACACGCTAACATTACCCGCTAACCTGAGCAGTTTGGTTCTTCTGATGCAGTTGTCGCCGATAAATCCTCACAATTTTCACTCTTTAACATTGTTCTTGTGTTTGTTTAGCCCACTTAGCTAAAACACAAAGGTTTGAAATCCAGCGGCGATCAGACAGGTCAAATAAGAACGTTTACCATTGAAGATGCGCTGAGGTGAAAGAATCAAGTTGACAATCATGGTGTCCTTTGCCCCTCGGTGTCCTCATTCATTGACTTACAAATGTCTGGTTGTAGTTCAGCCGTTCTGTTGTAATTCAGCAGAAGTCATCAAGGATGAGGGGCTGTTGGAAGAAACAGTTGTGACCAgttttgtgacttcctgtctaGCTCTTCTACTGGCCCAGGTACTGTGGGCAGAATGCTGTGCACCCTGGACGGATCCCCAAGGGGCTGCTGTGCTGGTCGACCCGTGATCTTCAACCCCGATTTTTTTGTCGAGAAGCTCCGCCATGAGAACCCCGATGTCTTCCTGGAGCTGGTACTGAGTAACATCACTCGCCTCATTGACCTTCCCGGGGCCGAGTTTGCACAGCTACTGGGTGAAGAGGCTCCAAAGACCCCGACTGTTGGAAATGGGGGCTTTTTTCGTCCTTTCAACTTCCTTAAACGCAAAGGTAGAAAAATCCTTCCTGACTTCTAATGTAGTTCTCTCTGATGTGGAGAGTTGGGATGGAAATTTAATGAACAATTTCCTGGATTCAGCAAACTTTTGGGTGGTCTTTCAGCTCATAGCCCCGACGAACTATACAAACGTTGCTTCATTGTACTCCCATCATGGTCCATCATCAGTGATTAGTGGTTCTCCTCTCACAGATAAAGGCCTTGTCTTTGGCACCCTGCTGTCAGAAAGCTCCATCGCTCAGATCTACCAGCTCATACAGTTCCTCACCAGAAGTGAGCCGAACCTTCTCTATCATGACTTTAGTATGACTGATCGTCAGAACTGCGAGACCACTTGTAACTTTGGTGCTGTCCGCCTGTTCCCAGATCTGCATGTGGAGGGTCTGTTCCGGGTGCCGGGGAACATCATCCGGCAGCAGAGCCTGAAGGAGCTCCTCAACAGTGGCGCCAACGTAGATCTGGAGTCTGGAGACTTTCACCCCAATGACGCAGCCACCCTGCTTAAGAGCTTCCTGGGAGAGCTGTCAGAACCTCTGCTCACACACCGACACTTCCACGCACATCTGAAGATTGCCGGTAGGACCTTCTTCCTTCAGCAGTCATGCTCAGGAGCCTTCAGGTATCACAGTGTTCtgtcctcctgtttcctgttgcagACATGATGCTGTTGGATGAGCAGGGCAACAAGACCTCGGTCCCCAACAAGGAGCGTCAGATGGaggcgctgcagctgctcctgctgctgctccctcagGCCAACCGCTTGCTgctcaaactgctgctggacctgctgcaccACACCGCCAAGCAGCAGGACAAGAACAAGATGTCCGCCTTCAACCTGGCGATCATGTTCGCTCCGCATGTCCTCTGGCCCAGACATGTATGATTCACCTCCTGCTTtcaggggcggggcttcaaTGGGCAACACAGGTGCTGCACAGGGACACACCTGGACACAATTTAGGGTTGAacttctctgtcctctgtcctgccctctcctgttctgctgcagatgaATGCTGTCGACCTGAAAGACAATCTGGACAAATTAAACAACAGCATGGCCTTCCTCATCAAGCACTCACATAAACTGTTTAAGGTGATTattcacgcacgcacgcacacacacacacacacacacacacacacacacactctcacttatctgttgtgctgtttgtgCTTCAGGCTCCAGTTTATCTGTGTGATTATGCCAGACTTCATTacagtggggtcaaaggtcagcaggtcaagGTAAGAACAAATCTCTCAGGAATTTTATTATCAGACAAAAAGACAGCAGAATAAACTTCAACACTCAACAAAAAGTGTCAGTTTTAGTCTTACTCTGACTTTAGAGCTTCTAAACAGCTGAATGTCTTGTGTGAGCTGTCTGCTGACACACTGGTCCTCCCTCAGGATGATAGTGAGTTGCTGGTGGCGAGCGGCTCTCCTGTTGGGCACCgagtgatgaagaggacggCGGGTCTGGGAACAGGTTCCCAGGAGCAGCACCAGTCTCCGGCCCAGATGTACACAGAAGAAGCTCTAAAGGAGCTCTTCAGACACGTCAACCACAACATGCCAGACTCcgccaagaagaagaaactcGTCCGCCAGGTTCTGCTTGGATCCACTCAGCTGATCTGATGCGCTGCTCGTGTTGTCTGTTTCATCTCTTGGATTTTGCTTCTTCTGATGCAGTTAGTCAAAGAGACGACTGCAGGAACTCCACTCGGCCGCCATGCCAACAAGAAACACGCTCGCTCCCGCTCCTTTGGTGGTATCATCAAGGTAAGGCCCGTCCCTGGAGATGCAGCCTTCTGACTGTCTTGACATCCAGTTTAATGGTACTCTGCTCACAGCGCAAAGCTCGTGGAGAGCAGCCGACAGCGGAGCGGCGGCTCAGAAACATCTCCCCTGACGGCGTCACCAGGAAAGCGGGGAAAGAGAATGTCTTGTCTCCAGCAGTAAGATGGTGACCTGTGTCACAAAGAGCCGGCTGTGCTGTTCAGTCTCTGATGGTGCTACTCGTATGTGCAGGCTACCAACCCAGTAAACCAGCCTGGGCCGTGGGAGGCGGAGCTTGTTAGGAAACAGACAGCTTTTACCTCCAACAGGCCAAAAGCGGCAAGTGTTTCAAAGGTACCTCATTATGTTCACAGGTTGATCAAATCTTTTGATACTAGTAATATGTTGCTACAAGCTGTGAAACAAAGAGCAAAATGATCCCGATGAACAGTAAGAATCTGGATCTAATCTGGTTCTTCTCAGCAGGGCTCTCTGCCTGtggccagcagctgctcctgtcctgctcAGGTCTCGGTCTGaatgctcctcctcttcctctgctgtgtttttcatcCTAGCTAGTCTGTTTTGAACTGTGACTAACCACCAGAAGCAGCTTTGGAACTGACCTGAACCAGAAAAATCCAAACCTTCATGTTGCCTGACAGATGATGGAAGGACAAGCGGTGGAATGGCGTCACCatccaaatgtgttttaaagtgtCACAACTGtcataaaaagtgtttttttttctcctattGTTTTGGGTTTCCCTGGTTCTGGAtcttgttttcatctgtttgcTGAATCAGAACCCTCTGAAAATACCTTTTTGtagtgtgtgcatgtctgtgtgcatATGTACGTGTGATGAGGTGTCAGGTTTAGTTTATGCTGTATCACTCGTCTGTCAGGTCACTTTATCTTTTAGAATTGTTGAGGTTAAAATGGGATCAGATTAATATTCTCATGGCTTTTTTCAAGGGGGGACTGTTACAGAATTAGTTTATATTTTCTctgatttaaagtttaaatgtgAGGAAACCTGTTTGGGTAGAATGAGGAAGGTGTGTGCCTCACATTTTATCAAgtgttctgctggtgttttgggtCCAGAACCACTGGGTTATGTTGTTGGATTGTTGTGGAGCCATGTGGAGCGGAGAGTCTGA is a window from the Takifugu rubripes chromosome 17, fTakRub1.2, whole genome shotgun sequence genome containing:
- the arhgap19 gene encoding rho GTPase-activating protein 19 isoform X2, translating into MAAGKDVTEKAKNRSSSTGPGTVGRMLCTLDGSPRGCCAGRPVIFNPDFFVEKLRHENPDVFLELVLSNITRLIDLPGAEFAQLLGEEAPKTPTVGNGGFFRPFNFLKRKDKGLVFGTLLSESSIAQIYQLIQFLTRNLHVEGLFRVPGNIIRQQSLKELLNSGANVDLESGDFHPNDAATLLKSFLGELSEPLLTHRHFHAHLKIADMMLLDEQGNKTSVPNKERQMEALQLLLLLLPQANRLLLKLLLDLLHHTAKQQDKNKMSAFNLAIMFAPHVLWPRHMNAVDLKDNLDKLNNSMAFLIKHSHKLFKAPVYLCDYARLHYSGVKGQQVKDDSELLVASGSPVGHRVMKRTAGLGTGSQEQHQSPAQMYTEEALKELFRHVNHNMPDSAKKKKLVRQLVKETTAGTPLGRHANKKHARSRSFGGIIKRKARGEQPTAERRLRNISPDGVTRKAGKENVLSPAATNPVNQPGPWEAELVRKQTAFTSNRPKAASVSKGSLPVASSCSCPAQVSV
- the arhgap19 gene encoding rho GTPase-activating protein 19 isoform X1, translated to MAAGKDVTEKAKNRSSSTGPGTVGRMLCTLDGSPRGCCAGRPVIFNPDFFVEKLRHENPDVFLELVLSNITRLIDLPGAEFAQLLGEEAPKTPTVGNGGFFRPFNFLKRKDKGLVFGTLLSESSIAQIYQLIQFLTRNLHVEGLFRVPGNIIRQQSLKELLNSGANVDLESGDFHPNDAATLLKSFLGELSEPLLTHRHFHAHLKIADMMLLDEQGNKTSVPNKERQMEALQLLLLLLPQANRLLLKLLLDLLHHTAKQQDKNKMSAFNLAIMFAPHVLWPRHMNAVDLKDNLDKLNNSMAFLIKHSHKLFKAPVYLCDYARLHYSGVKGQQVKDDSELLVASGSPVGHRVMKRTAGLGTGSQEQHQSPAQMYTEEALKELFRHVNHNMPDSAKKKKLVRQLVKETTAGTPLGRHANKKHARSRSFGGIIKRKARGEQPTAERRLRNISPDGVTRKAGKENVLSPAATNPVNQPGPWEAELVRKQTAFTSNRPKAASVSKQGSLPVASSCSCPAQVSV
- the arhgap19 gene encoding rho GTPase-activating protein 19 isoform X3 → MAAGKDVTEKAKNRSSSTGPGTVGRMLCTLDGSPRGCCAGRPVIFNPDFFVEKLRHENPDVFLELVLSNITRLIDLPGAEFAQLLGEEAPKTPTVGNGGFFRPFNFLKRKDKGLVFGTLLSESSIAQIYQLIQFLTRNLHVEGLFRVPGNIIRQQSLKELLNSGANVDLESGDFHPNDAATLLKSFLGELSEPLLTHRHFHAHLKIADMMLLDEQGNKTSVPNKERQMEALQLLLLLLPQANRLLLKLLLDLLHHTAKQQDKNKMSAFNLAIMFAPHVLWPRHMNAVDLKDNLDKLNNSMAFLIKHSHKLFKAPVYLCDYARLHYSGVKGQQVKDDSELLVASGSPVGHRVMKRTAGLGTGSQEQHQSPAQMYTEEALKELFRHVNHNMPDSAKKKKLVRQLVKETTAGTPLGRHANKKHARSRSFGGIIKRKARGEQPTAERRLRNISPDGVTRKAGKENVLSPAATNPVNQPGPWEAELVRKQTAFTSNRPKAASVSKLVCFEL